A single Ignavibacteriales bacterium DNA region contains:
- the rlmB gene encoding 23S rRNA (guanosine(2251)-2'-O)-methyltransferase RlmB gives MPKFFGRKPVLELLKSKQDILKVYFLRGIKGDVIDEIKGIVIRQKLPWQELQQDKFKKLAGDGNHQGVVALTPEKRLLEEEECLEMLAKNQDELIILLDSIQDTHNLGAILRTAECAGVKTVITTKFNSAPLNETVSKVSAGALNHLQICAVRNLSDYIKKLKDIGYWIGASSLEESLDYSEPDYSGKIAFIMGNEEKGVRRLLLQLSDFKVKIPMRGKIQSLNVSVAAGILLFEIMKKKAAGRPRV, from the coding sequence ATGCCAAAATTTTTCGGCAGAAAACCGGTATTAGAACTTCTTAAATCAAAGCAGGATATACTTAAAGTATATTTCCTGAGGGGAATAAAAGGTGATGTTATTGATGAGATTAAGGGAATCGTCATCAGACAAAAACTTCCCTGGCAGGAGTTACAGCAGGATAAATTTAAGAAACTTGCCGGTGATGGAAATCATCAGGGAGTGGTTGCCCTTACTCCGGAAAAACGGCTTCTTGAGGAAGAAGAATGTCTTGAGATGCTGGCTAAGAATCAGGATGAATTAATTATTCTGCTGGACTCAATTCAGGATACCCATAATCTGGGGGCTATACTCAGAACAGCTGAATGTGCCGGAGTTAAGACGGTTATTACCACAAAGTTTAATTCAGCTCCTCTGAATGAAACAGTATCTAAAGTTTCAGCGGGAGCGCTTAATCATCTGCAGATTTGTGCAGTTAGGAATCTGTCTGATTATATAAAAAAACTTAAGGACATCGGTTACTGGATTGGTGCTTCCTCTTTGGAAGAAAGTTTAGATTATTCAGAGCCGGATTATTCCGGTAAAATTGCGTTTATCATGGGGAATGAGGAAAAAGGAGTAAGGCGACTTCTCCTTCAGCTGAGTGATTTCAAGGTAAAGATACCTATGAGGGGTAAGATACAATCGTTAAATGTTTCCGTTGCTGCCGGAATTCTTCTTTTTGAAATTATGAAGAAAAAGGCTGCCGGCAGGCCGCGGGTATAG
- a CDS encoding aminotransferase class I/II-fold pyridoxal phosphate-dependent enzyme: protein MSSRAIKPAIRTENITYAVRDIVVLANQVAKSGKEMLYLNIGDPNLYDFAPPKHLVEDTYQAMLSNKNGYAPSSGIKQAVDAIEKEAERKGISNIHDIFITHGASEAIEVCLTALVNDDENVLTPTPGYPLYTAISSKLRAIENPYYLDENNGWQPNLDDIRSKINSKTRAIVLINPNNPTGSLYTEDILREIIKIAKENNLVIFADEIYDKLLYDGKHHVSIASLDKDVPCITFGGLSKNYFVPGFRIGWGIISGEKALLTDYIEAINKILRARLSANHPEQHGIHSALLGDQSHIGLAMEKLTRRRDLTVSMLNSIKGITCVAPEGAFYAFPRLHTDKPDADFVSGLIKETGVVVVPGSGFGQVPGTQHFRVVFLPNEEILEKAYKSIAAYFEKFQNS, encoded by the coding sequence ATGAGCAGCAGAGCAATTAAACCTGCAATCAGAACAGAAAATATTACCTACGCAGTCCGCGATATCGTGGTGCTTGCAAACCAGGTTGCCAAATCGGGCAAAGAAATGCTTTATCTGAATATCGGCGATCCGAATCTTTATGACTTTGCTCCGCCCAAACACCTGGTTGAAGATACCTATCAGGCAATGCTTAGCAATAAAAACGGCTATGCCCCTTCCTCAGGTATTAAACAGGCGGTTGATGCAATTGAAAAAGAGGCTGAACGCAAAGGCATCAGCAATATTCATGATATATTTATCACACACGGAGCAAGTGAAGCAATTGAAGTTTGCCTGACTGCTCTGGTGAATGATGATGAAAATGTGCTTACCCCCACTCCCGGGTATCCGCTTTATACGGCAATTTCAAGCAAACTGAGAGCCATTGAAAACCCATACTATCTTGATGAGAATAACGGCTGGCAGCCTAATCTTGATGATATCCGTTCCAAGATAAACAGCAAGACACGAGCAATTGTTCTGATTAATCCGAATAATCCTACCGGCTCCTTATATACTGAAGATATTCTGCGGGAAATTATTAAGATTGCTAAAGAGAATAATCTGGTAATTTTTGCCGATGAGATTTACGATAAACTGCTCTATGACGGAAAGCATCACGTCTCAATTGCATCGCTCGATAAGGATGTACCCTGCATTACCTTCGGAGGATTATCAAAGAACTATTTTGTACCCGGTTTCCGTATTGGCTGGGGTATTATCAGCGGTGAAAAAGCGCTTCTTACGGATTATATTGAAGCAATAAACAAAATTCTCCGCGCGCGTCTAAGCGCCAACCATCCTGAACAGCATGGAATTCACTCCGCACTGCTGGGTGATCAGAGTCATATCGGTCTGGCAATGGAAAAACTGACCCGCAGAAGAGATCTGACGGTATCAATGCTGAACAGTATCAAAGGGATTACTTGTGTCGCGCCCGAAGGAGCGTTTTATGCATTTCCGCGGCTGCACACTGATAAACCGGATGCAGACTTTGTCTCGGGACTTATTAAAGAGACGGGAGTAGTTGTTGTGCCCGGAAGCGGATTCGGACAGGTGCCTGGCACGCAGCATTTCAGAGTAGTATTTCTTCCGAATGAAGAAATCCTTGAGAAGGCTTATAAGAGCATAGCAGCTTACTTTGAAAAATTCCAGAATAGTTAA